The proteins below come from a single Staphylococcus sp. MI 10-1553 genomic window:
- a CDS encoding IS110 family RNA-guided transposase, protein MNCFGIDISKSESVVAHYKDEVFVKELVIQNNQNGYRYLKNDIKHLDSLFILFESTGVYSRGMKHFCEIHKINYLEMNPLEAKFKTNSLRSWKTDKSDAHKLALLAFRMKDSKVQRHPEEIYFELRERARFHLEMEINQNCLKVELVETLHQTFPGLEKLFTNRYSKIALNIAKAFPHPDYVSILTHDELVEKVLHSTDKGISIKKAHKYAKKLIEIKNNSFPNVRKSSFLLQKVQYLCDKLLIGIEEMKAFNQEMIDLAKNTTEFENIISIPGIGELTATLLIGELGDIREFKTNKQLNAFVGIDIKRYQSGTSKSRDTINKRGNKKARRLLYLITMNILRGRNHYQSHIVDYYYKLREQPHGKPHKTAVIASINRLLKTIHYLIVNDKLYDYQKAPH, encoded by the coding sequence ATTAACTGTTTTGGTATTGATATCAGTAAGTCAGAAAGTGTGGTCGCACATTATAAGGATGAAGTTTTCGTTAAAGAATTGGTCATTCAAAATAATCAAAATGGCTATCGTTATCTTAAAAATGATATCAAGCATCTTGATTCCCTGTTTATCCTCTTTGAATCAACAGGTGTTTATTCAAGAGGTATGAAACACTTTTGTGAAATTCACAAAATAAATTACTTAGAAATGAACCCCCTAGAAGCCAAGTTTAAAACAAATTCGTTAAGATCATGGAAAACAGATAAGTCAGACGCACATAAACTCGCACTTCTTGCCTTTAGAATGAAAGATTCAAAGGTACAACGTCATCCTGAAGAGATCTACTTTGAACTGAGAGAACGTGCGCGCTTTCACTTAGAAATGGAGATCAACCAAAATTGTCTCAAAGTTGAGTTAGTCGAAACACTACATCAAACATTTCCAGGGTTAGAAAAGTTATTTACTAACAGATATTCAAAAATCGCATTAAATATAGCTAAAGCATTTCCTCATCCTGATTATGTAAGTATTTTGACTCATGATGAATTGGTGGAAAAAGTACTTCATTCAACTGATAAAGGCATTTCAATTAAAAAAGCGCACAAGTATGCCAAAAAATTAATTGAAATAAAGAATAATAGTTTTCCGAATGTGCGCAAGTCTTCTTTCCTCCTACAAAAAGTCCAATACTTATGCGACAAACTGCTTATTGGGATAGAAGAAATGAAAGCATTTAATCAGGAAATGATTGATTTAGCTAAAAATACAACTGAGTTTGAAAATATTATTTCAATTCCTGGCATCGGAGAACTCACAGCTACATTGCTTATTGGGGAACTTGGAGATATTAGAGAATTCAAAACAAATAAACAACTGAATGCATTTGTAGGCATTGATATTAAACGTTACCAATCAGGAACTTCAAAGAGTCGAGATACGATTAATAAAAGAGGAAATAAAAAAGCAAGGCGTTTATTGTATTTAATCACTATGAACATTCTTAGGGGAAGAAATCATTATCAAAGCCATATTGTGGATTATTATTATAAATTAAGAGAGCAGCCTCATGGGAAACCCCACAAGACTGCCGTAATAGCGAGTATCAATCGCTTATTAAAGACCATTCACTACTTGATAGTCAATGATAAATTATATGATTATCAGAAAGCACCACACTAA
- a CDS encoding ABC transporter permease subunit — protein MVNVKYVCNIVRKDILEAKGEQGIIVSVLVIPFIFSVLLPLLVIVGGTNNTLVNFIGGIHIFIEQLPNDIFPINISKNNAIIYAILMYFFIPFFLLIPVIVSTILSTSSFTGEREKKTIEGLLYTPITNKELMLGKILSSFLPAIIVTWISITVFGVIINVFSINTMDKLIFPNLNWIIIGGLIAPLITFLSISLVIAISHKMKTSKSAQSVSMLLILPIIGFLISQASGLFLFGTKISLILVSVLIILDFSIYLIIAKKFNRDRFITKV, from the coding sequence ATGGTGAATGTTAAATATGTATGCAATATTGTAAGAAAAGATATCCTGGAGGCAAAAGGTGAACAAGGAATAATCGTATCAGTATTGGTCATTCCCTTCATTTTTAGCGTATTATTGCCATTACTAGTAATAGTGGGAGGAACAAATAATACCTTAGTAAATTTTATCGGAGGTATTCATATTTTTATTGAACAATTACCTAACGATATATTTCCAATAAATATTTCTAAAAATAATGCAATAATTTATGCCATTTTAATGTATTTCTTTATACCATTTTTTTTATTAATACCAGTTATTGTTTCAACAATATTATCGACCTCTAGTTTTACAGGAGAAAGAGAAAAGAAAACTATTGAAGGATTACTCTATACACCTATTACAAATAAAGAATTAATGTTAGGAAAAATATTATCATCTTTTTTACCAGCAATAATTGTAACATGGATTTCAATAACAGTTTTTGGCGTTATTATAAACGTATTTTCAATAAATACAATGGATAAATTAATATTTCCAAACCTTAATTGGATAATAATAGGGGGATTAATAGCGCCATTGATTACTTTTCTATCGATCTCATTAGTAATAGCAATTTCGCATAAGATGAAAACTAGTAAGTCAGCACAGTCAGTTTCTATGTTACTAATACTACCTATTATTGGATTTTTAATTTCACAGGCAAGTGGATTGTTTTTATTTGGTACCAAAATCTCATTAATTTTAGTCTCAGTTTTAATTATCTTAGATTTTTCAATATATTTGATTATTGCTAAAAAGTTCAATAGGGATAGATTTATAACTAAAGTATAG
- a CDS encoding ABC transporter ATP-binding protein, with amino-acid sequence MTSLIHVNNLSIHFGDFIALEDITLTFEKTNGVIGLIGPNGAGKTTLISAIIGQLKFHKGFVNVNHEDVAYCPDVPSFESFLTPKEVLEQTIRLRGKPVKNYKKKILDVLKEVDLIKSQNKLVGGFSRGMRQRLGIASALVLDPKIIFLDEPTSALDPFGQKDVLQLVDKVAKNHVVVISSHNLKEVEKIAEEIIVLNEGRLIYKGSLNSFSRENQTLSLIEFSDSKISENLDYILKENNISHILVDKAIKFEKDEIKKVLSLVNSYADYIVRIEREIFSLEDAFEAHVKNRNKK; translated from the coding sequence GTGACTAGTTTAATTCATGTTAACAATTTATCGATTCACTTTGGGGATTTTATTGCACTAGAAGATATTACTTTAACTTTTGAAAAGACTAATGGAGTGATTGGTTTAATAGGACCTAATGGTGCTGGTAAAACAACTTTAATCAGCGCAATAATTGGACAATTAAAGTTTCATAAGGGTTTTGTAAATGTTAATCATGAAGATGTTGCGTATTGTCCAGATGTACCATCTTTTGAGTCTTTTCTGACACCTAAAGAAGTATTAGAACAAACAATAAGGTTGAGAGGAAAACCGGTCAAAAATTATAAAAAAAAAATATTAGATGTATTAAAAGAAGTAGACTTAATTAAAAGTCAAAATAAGCTTGTGGGAGGCTTTTCTCGTGGCATGAGACAAAGATTGGGAATTGCATCTGCACTGGTTTTAGATCCAAAGATAATATTTTTAGATGAACCAACAAGTGCTTTGGATCCATTTGGACAAAAAGATGTTTTACAATTAGTGGATAAAGTGGCAAAAAATCACGTAGTTGTTATATCAAGTCATAATTTAAAAGAAGTAGAAAAAATTGCCGAGGAAATAATTGTACTCAATGAAGGTAGACTTATTTACAAAGGAAGTTTAAATAGTTTTAGTAGAGAAAATCAAACTCTGTCATTAATAGAATTTTCCGATTCTAAAATTTCTGAAAATTTGGACTATATTTTAAAAGAAAATAACATTTCACATATTTTAGTTGATAAAGCAATAAAATTTGAAAAGGATGAAATAAAAAAAGTACTATCTCTAGTTAATTCTTATGCCGATTATATTGTAAGGATAGAAAGAGAGATATTTTCTTTAGAAGATGCATTTGAAGCACATGTAAAAAATCGCAATAAAAAGTGA
- a CDS encoding ATP-binding protein, producing MINNKERLSNLTRLLREMKMSVMADHLSDIYTNQSNQNLSTLDILEKIIIEESDTRLRNKKERYRKAANLSVINARLENLIYSSKRKLKPETIEQLSTNDYILYNNNVIIQGATGTGKSYLACALINHAIDNGHTGLFFRMTDLLSKLQQAEYNNTLDRLLKKLGRADILVIDDFLLTNTTEQEQKYLMEVFEIRSREKSLILCSQMTSVEWHKKLGGGAIADAILDRAVSKSYKIFLEGESLRKIK from the coding sequence ATGATAAATAATAAAGAAAGATTAAGTAACCTAACAAGATTATTAAGAGAAATGAAAATGTCTGTTATGGCAGATCATTTAAGTGATATCTATACTAATCAAAGTAATCAAAACCTATCCACTTTAGATATATTAGAAAAAATAATAATAGAAGAATCAGATACTAGATTAAGGAATAAAAAAGAGAGATATAGAAAAGCTGCGAATTTATCTGTGATTAATGCAAGATTAGAGAATTTAATCTATTCATCCAAAAGAAAATTGAAACCTGAAACGATTGAACAGCTATCTACTAATGACTATATTCTTTACAATAATAATGTCATTATTCAGGGCGCCACCGGCACTGGCAAAAGCTATCTAGCCTGCGCATTAATCAACCACGCAATTGACAATGGACATACAGGGTTATTTTTTAGAATGACTGATTTACTAAGTAAATTACAACAAGCTGAATATAATAATACGTTGGATAGATTATTAAAGAAACTTGGAAGAGCTGATATTTTAGTAATTGATGATTTCTTATTAACTAATACAACTGAACAAGAACAAAAGTATTTAATGGAAGTGTTTGAAATAAGAAGCCGCGAAAAGTCATTAATACTTTGTTCGCAAATGACTTCTGTAGAATGGCATAAGAAATTAGGCGGTGGAGCCATCGCAGATGCGATTTTAGATAGAGCTGTATCAAAGTCATATAAAATATTTTTAGAGGGTGAATCATTGAGAAAAATTAAATAG
- a CDS encoding phosphotransferase, whose amino-acid sequence MKVREGRNINKKIEKGGENFFKKTIVGPKSDAQRRFDNCLKWEKLHKNLPKINSPELLDYDKNELDLYFEWLEGGISLEDFLLEKSDCLENKIKIASNALAIIHTTNNWIVDVDKEKSLPNRRSLMIAINKYDYASCTGAELELFALLHQDKKFIESLFDENDENNENDECLCHGDVRLDQFIWYQNKMYIIDFEELRIGDGTRDLAGIIGSIYFNCLLKTFSKTTQETSDEKEIESQFVERGMAYIEEMIPIMKSAYEAYSIVKPINKINLSINIGWFIIERIMSRAKYSFKLSATDKAILGIGREIILSPNKFEEIFK is encoded by the coding sequence ATGAAAGTTAGGGAAGGACGAAATATTAATAAAAAAATAGAGAAGGGAGGAGAAAATTTTTTTAAAAAGACAATAGTAGGTCCGAAAAGTGATGCACAAAGAAGATTTGATAATTGCTTGAAGTGGGAAAAATTACACAAAAACTTACCTAAGATAAATTCTCCTGAGCTTTTAGATTATGATAAAAATGAATTAGATTTATACTTTGAGTGGTTAGAAGGAGGAATTTCACTGGAAGACTTTTTGCTAGAAAAGTCAGATTGTTTGGAAAATAAGATAAAGATAGCATCAAATGCATTAGCCATTATACACACAACAAACAATTGGATAGTGGATGTTGATAAAGAAAAAAGTTTGCCAAATAGACGTTCGCTTATGATAGCAATAAACAAGTATGATTATGCTAGTTGTACTGGCGCAGAATTAGAGCTGTTTGCACTTTTACATCAAGATAAAAAATTTATAGAGTCATTGTTTGATGAAAATGATGAAAATAATGAAAATGATGAATGCCTGTGTCATGGAGACGTAAGACTGGATCAATTCATATGGTATCAAAATAAAATGTATATTATTGATTTTGAAGAGTTACGAATCGGTGATGGAACAAGAGATCTTGCGGGAATAATAGGTTCGATCTATTTTAACTGTCTGTTAAAAACTTTTAGTAAAACCACACAAGAAACCTCAGATGAAAAAGAGATCGAGTCACAATTTGTTGAAAGAGGTATGGCATATATAGAAGAAATGATACCAATTATGAAATCAGCATATGAAGCCTATTCAATTGTAAAACCAATTAATAAAATAAATTTATCAATAAATATTGGATGGTTTATTATTGAAAGAATCATGAGTAGAGCCAAATATTCTTTTAAATTGTCAGCTACAGATAAAGCAATTTTAGGGATTGGAAGAGAAATAATATTGTCTCCTAATAAGTTTGAGGAAATTTTTAAATAG
- a CDS encoding signal protein, with translation MKDLLFNGYSNYTTANNIQKCAVDECELGNVGTSISLSVTYSYSISWTITWSV, from the coding sequence ATGAAGGATTTATTATTCAATGGATATAGCAACTATACAACAGCTAACAATATTCAAAAGTGTGCTGTAGATGAATGTGAATTAGGTAATGTAGGAACATCAATTTCATTAAGTGTAACTTATTCATATTCGATTTCATGGACAATTACTTGGAGTGTGTAA
- a CDS encoding ABC transporter ATP-binding protein, which translates to MIAKVTNVQKSLNNREIIKNVSFSLEEGSINAILGPNGVGKTTTVRILTGLLIPTKGTVEVFGTLTTDKDFDRVREFIGVQNDGNLYESLTVYENLKLWAIFYNIPSIQISGRIDKLLHHFDLHERKYSKVGTLSKGQKQKVSIIRAMLHKPKLLILDEPTSGLDPSAAEELIRYIQKIVYEKNITVFMCTHQLQGLEKIADNIFIMYNGEFIVCGNSSKLLSSEWPGATFEIVSNNPLKCLELLKNFSEVIISCEAYDEDVVRVSVKETAMISKIIEMLVYERINIYEVTKVEREIKEFYFKKIGEVKHGEC; encoded by the coding sequence ATGATAGCTAAAGTAACTAATGTTCAGAAATCCCTTAATAACAGGGAAATTATCAAAAATGTTTCGTTTTCTTTAGAAGAAGGATCTATAAATGCTATTTTAGGGCCAAATGGTGTCGGAAAAACAACAACTGTTCGTATATTAACAGGTTTACTAATACCCACTAAAGGTACAGTAGAAGTGTTCGGCACATTAACAACTGATAAAGATTTCGACCGAGTAAGGGAATTTATTGGAGTGCAAAATGATGGCAACCTTTATGAAAGTTTAACAGTTTATGAGAACCTAAAACTTTGGGCGATATTTTACAATATACCAAGCATACAAATTTCCGGACGCATAGATAAGTTATTGCATCACTTTGATTTGCACGAAAGAAAATATAGCAAGGTAGGTACACTAAGTAAAGGCCAAAAACAAAAAGTCTCAATTATAAGAGCTATGCTACATAAACCTAAATTATTAATTTTAGACGAGCCCACCTCTGGACTGGATCCGTCAGCTGCAGAAGAACTGATTAGATATATTCAAAAAATTGTATATGAAAAAAATATAACAGTTTTTATGTGTACACATCAACTTCAAGGATTGGAAAAAATAGCGGATAATATTTTTATTATGTATAATGGTGAGTTTATTGTATGCGGAAATTCATCTAAACTTTTAAGTTCTGAATGGCCAGGAGCGACTTTTGAAATAGTTTCAAATAATCCTTTGAAATGTCTTGAATTATTAAAAAATTTTTCTGAAGTTATAATTAGTTGTGAAGCATATGATGAAGACGTAGTAAGGGTGTCCGTAAAAGAAACAGCAATGATATCAAAAATAATTGAGATGTTGGTATACGAGCGCATTAATATTTATGAGGTTACCAAAGTTGAACGTGAAATTAAAGAATTTTATTTCAAGAAAATAGGTGAAGTCAAACATGGTGAATGTTAA
- a CDS encoding ATP-binding protein, whose product MYNYNDKNPLFKFFGDSLRNKITSSAIINRLIHHSKIFIITGDSYRLKDYKSEKSLNIRHS is encoded by the coding sequence ATGTACAATTATAACGACAAAAATCCCCTTTTCAAATTTTTTGGGGATTCATTGCGTAACAAGATAACGTCATCAGCTATTATTAATAGACTCATTCATCATTCAAAAATATTTATAATTACAGGGGATTCATACCGACTTAAAGACTATAAAAGTGAAAAAAGTTTAAACATACGTCATTCTTAA
- a CDS encoding T3SS effector HopA1 family protein, translating into MLHNTSIETLLANMNLEVDLNKVTVANNVYKGVLEKPKVELIQWLYKVLHTGNIEMNMNQIINSLNDLDSNIIKRLKDPEIKMPVQKQEVYSKSYPILHGVRIYEDIGIDQFISIPCFRPNLTPGFFMFVNTENGMHNGNVKRHYIYADTPEYGIETWVNCVEKLISEKISFSAKVLSSSTNYPRNDALVFYSSKDTQRVQEILVNEVNKNPIRNIKGSLLAKKIVHNLYVADEPIQRQGMHQSFGEHRSNAIADAIQDHFITGVDFKLLLKQRLLSYNINIEDISKNYSDL; encoded by the coding sequence ATGTTACATAATACTTCTATTGAAACATTATTAGCTAACATGAATTTAGAGGTAGACTTAAATAAAGTAACAGTAGCAAATAATGTATATAAAGGTGTTTTAGAGAAACCTAAAGTAGAATTAATACAATGGTTATATAAAGTGTTGCACACAGGTAATATAGAGATGAATATGAATCAAATAATAAATTCATTAAATGATTTAGACAGTAATATTATTAAACGTTTAAAAGATCCTGAAATTAAAATGCCTGTTCAAAAGCAAGAAGTTTATAGCAAAAGCTATCCTATATTACACGGTGTAAGAATATACGAAGATATAGGAATAGACCAGTTTATAAGTATTCCTTGTTTTCGTCCGAATCTTACGCCCGGCTTTTTTATGTTTGTAAACACAGAAAACGGTATGCATAATGGTAATGTAAAAAGACATTATATTTATGCAGATACGCCTGAATATGGAATCGAAACATGGGTGAATTGTGTTGAAAAATTAATAAGTGAAAAGATTTCATTTTCAGCAAAAGTGCTTTCATCTTCGACTAATTACCCAAGAAATGACGCATTAGTTTTTTATAGTAGCAAAGATACACAGAGAGTTCAAGAAATATTGGTTAATGAAGTGAATAAAAACCCTATTAGAAATATAAAAGGATCTTTGTTGGCAAAAAAAATAGTGCATAATTTATATGTAGCAGATGAACCTATTCAGAGACAAGGTATGCATCAAAGTTTTGGAGAACATCGGTCTAATGCAATAGCAGATGCGATACAAGATCATTTTATTACAGGTGTAGATTTTAAATTATTATTAAAGCAAAGATTATTATCATATAATATAAATATAGAAGATATATCTAAAAATTATTCCGATTTATAA
- a CDS encoding quinone oxidoreductase family protein — protein sequence MKVLTIVNTDLVSEKDVEMLPDISIAGSKIKCGIIEIPKPTFNECEKENDHFVLVKVLAFSCNYRDKAIILKSALKMQGELNFQAAPFAFFGSDFVATVVAKGSLVENFEIGQRVIPNCAYPESPFPGVAAGVVTNEASKGWLRIHKSKLTAIPDNMDDAIAASFSIGGQTSTSMVRKVNIKKGERVLVLSGRSNTSMFIINNLLEKNVDTTVLTTSTWSKEEISLISPAKLVKVEKSFLKWKEHEDLGTFDVVFDPFFDLHLEKAVNSLKTYGRYITCGYKNQHNKFMEDTDKFNTNNLKSIILKVMINNMSIIGNCIGTSEDLEKALANYNPSSFIVPVDGCYSVEEGDRFVAQTYNNRRRLGKAVLVYS from the coding sequence GTGAAAGTTTTAACGATAGTAAATACAGATTTAGTTTCAGAAAAAGATGTTGAAATGCTTCCAGATATTAGTATTGCAGGATCTAAAATAAAATGCGGTATTATTGAAATTCCAAAACCAACATTCAATGAATGTGAAAAAGAAAATGACCATTTTGTTTTGGTTAAGGTATTGGCATTTTCTTGTAATTATAGAGATAAAGCAATCATATTAAAATCAGCATTGAAAATGCAGGGAGAATTGAATTTTCAAGCGGCTCCATTTGCATTTTTTGGCTCAGATTTTGTGGCTACTGTTGTTGCGAAAGGGAGCCTAGTAGAAAATTTTGAAATTGGCCAACGTGTAATTCCTAACTGTGCTTATCCAGAATCTCCTTTTCCAGGTGTTGCTGCAGGTGTAGTGACTAACGAAGCTTCAAAAGGATGGTTGAGAATTCATAAATCTAAACTCACTGCTATCCCAGATAATATGGATGATGCTATTGCAGCGAGCTTTTCTATTGGTGGTCAAACATCAACTAGTATGGTTAGGAAAGTTAACATTAAAAAAGGAGAGCGTGTGTTAGTTTTAAGTGGAAGATCAAATACGTCAATGTTTATTATTAATAATTTACTTGAAAAGAATGTCGATACTACTGTATTAACAACATCAACTTGGTCAAAAGAAGAAATTTCTCTAATATCTCCAGCAAAACTTGTTAAAGTGGAAAAATCATTTTTGAAATGGAAAGAGCATGAGGATTTAGGAACTTTTGACGTTGTTTTTGATCCTTTTTTTGATTTGCATTTAGAAAAAGCTGTTAATTCACTAAAAACCTATGGTCGCTATATTACATGTGGATATAAAAATCAGCATAATAAATTCATGGAAGACACTGATAAATTTAATACTAATAATTTAAAGAGTATTATTTTAAAAGTTATGATAAATAATATGTCTATTATTGGTAACTGCATTGGAACAAGTGAAGATTTAGAAAAAGCACTAGCCAACTACAACCCCAGTAGTTTTATTGTTCCGGTTGATGGATGTTATTCCGTGGAAGAAGGGGATAGGTTTGTAGCGCAAACGTATAATAATAGAAGAAGATTAGGTAAAGCTGTTTTGGTTTATTCATGA
- a CDS encoding serine hydrolase, with product MLNVHIEFLKLLNSKDKSDIKSEVRKIVSKKKSEKDIKNLENLIIALRLGNTKYIWNKESNEIVLHERNISGCIKMYLDEENLLDRFFILPTIPEMTNIKDFERAIKQINADYEIQLDWEKNLLKIQSEENRNMPLAISSMVKIIVAACIYKEISEENIELSSTIKIKEEDISVLSAGISKQNIGEVFTVEELLKLLLLVSDNTAMDVFINYLGENKIKNFLNFENSKVENKGYKFKFPLTKKIYTEAWCAESNFEQQWRKSAMKKVVWTEGLDYYIDLDYVRYSMNYLLNNSWIPWDDIQNNNVIYKGGSAPGVLSCIWSTRNLEKEDFLQFMFVINKREALSLLEELYIFGCANKLLEFYGVLKVK from the coding sequence ATGTTGAATGTTCATATAGAATTTTTAAAGTTACTGAATTCTAAAGATAAATCAGATATTAAAAGTGAAGTTAGGAAAATTGTTTCCAAAAAGAAAAGTGAGAAAGATATAAAGAATCTTGAAAATTTAATAATTGCATTAAGGCTGGGAAATACAAAATACATTTGGAATAAAGAGAGCAATGAAATTGTTTTGCATGAAAGAAACATTTCTGGGTGTATAAAAATGTATTTGGATGAAGAAAATTTGTTAGATAGATTCTTCATTTTACCAACTATACCTGAGATGACCAATATAAAAGATTTTGAAAGAGCCATAAAACAAATCAATGCGGATTATGAAATCCAATTAGATTGGGAAAAAAATTTGTTAAAAATACAATCAGAAGAAAATAGAAATATGCCGTTAGCAATTTCTTCTATGGTAAAGATTATTGTAGCAGCCTGCATTTATAAGGAAATTAGTGAAGAAAATATTGAATTGAGTAGTACAATTAAAATAAAAGAAGAGGATATAAGTGTTTTGAGTGCGGGAATAAGCAAACAAAATATTGGTGAAGTATTTACCGTTGAAGAATTATTGAAATTATTATTGCTCGTTTCAGATAATACAGCTATGGATGTTTTTATCAATTATCTAGGGGAAAATAAGATCAAAAATTTTTTGAACTTTGAAAATTCTAAAGTAGAAAACAAAGGATATAAATTTAAATTTCCTTTAACAAAGAAAATTTACACTGAAGCATGGTGTGCTGAATCAAATTTCGAACAACAATGGAGAAAATCCGCAATGAAAAAAGTTGTTTGGACTGAGGGATTAGACTATTATATCGATTTAGACTACGTGAGGTATAGTATGAATTACCTGTTAAATAATAGTTGGATACCTTGGGATGATATTCAAAATAATAATGTTATTTATAAAGGAGGATCAGCACCAGGAGTATTATCATGTATCTGGTCAACGAGAAATCTGGAAAAAGAAGACTTTTTGCAATTTATGTTTGTCATAAATAAAAGAGAAGCCCTCTCTTTATTGGAAGAATTATACATTTTTGGATGTGCTAATAAGCTGTTGGAATTTTATGGAGTTTTGAAGGTAAAATGA